One Dunckerocampus dactyliophorus isolate RoL2022-P2 chromosome 18, RoL_Ddac_1.1, whole genome shotgun sequence genomic region harbors:
- the LOC129171160 gene encoding MICAL-like protein 1 isoform X4 — translation MVATQVPDYLSVITYISQYYHYFSRASNAGSSSLRSSHISLSNKSSTALPSGRDEHCPGRRRHTMCHFCVKPVHLIQRHVIQGEVYHRNCFRCKVCHSTLVAGFYTPGKAACSVICYDHLTNSAKSRHDETLELWQGCLSLGGLTLISVPEETQSHDRLVYKPVEQTVPRESSVSSSSMFKPPSPQPAPPGVDEATSEESGNDESPAVLADPSNEETKKEAHSELCSSCLPVTSKSDQLAPKQTPQPSHTGSASVQRQSSHIPSHVQKNPVKTNHPWLGIIHPGPWTQLPPVESPGPFRHSKCGLSWYRPRVPPPNPFSEDLHEDTKETQDVHDEDTSQPASSNLQGMGNVMASDHNLVLPRSISVPAVKSACPQTSGPNDMTDDDKPDSSSQNKVCKEQNHFDTKTEMPKSRTCQTLPSGRCPAPGHGFPLIKRKVQADQDASAADLQVETRQLNKQLEALEQRGIDMERNLRQCKNDKEEEQLLTKWLALIQERDSLMRRDTELVYLIKQQKLEERQADVEYELRRLLNKPESVWSEEDKSREQSLMAELVVVIEQRNQIVSILDQDRQRERKEDALWEVMTKNEEFEKEGLKELKKTKGKFKPSKVFKKLNQKEHTKESADKKC, via the exons CAGGTTCTTCCAGTTTGAGGTCGTCACACATCAGCCTATCAAACAAG agCTCCACTGCTCTGCCATCCGGTAGAGATGAACACTGTCCTGGTAGAAGACGGCACACTATGTGTCATTTTTGCGTTAAACCTGTCCACCTTATTCAGAGACATGTGATCCAAGGAGAGGTCTACCACCGCAACTGTTTCAG ATGCAAAGTGTGCCACAGCACCCTTGTGGCAGGCTTTTACACGCCAGGAAAGGCTGCTTGCTCTGTTATTTGTTATGACCATCTAACAAACAGTGCAAAGAGTCGGCATGATGAGACGCTTGAGTTATGGCAAGGGTGCTTGTCTCTTGGCGGCTTGACTCTCATCAGCGTCCCTGAGGAAACGCAGTCACATGACAGACTGGTTTATAAACCAGTGGAGCAAACAGTGCCGCGTGAGTCATCTGTCTCATCGAGCAGCATGTTCAAGCCGCCTTCTCCTCAACCTGCCCCACCAGGGGTTGACGAAGCAACCAGTGAAGAAAGTGGAAACGATGAATCTCCAGCCGTTCTTGCAGATCCTTCCAACGAAGAGACAAAAAAGGAGGCGCACTCAGAGCTTTGTTCATCTTGTTTACCAGTAACTAGCAAAAGTGACCAGCTGGCACCCAAGCAGACGCCTCAGCCTTCCCACACGG GCAGTGCCTCTGTTCAACGTCAGTCTTCACACATTCCTTCTCACGT ccAGAAAAATCCGGTGAAAACCAACCATCCATGGTTGGGAATCATCCATCCTGGACCTTGGACACAACTGCCTCCTGTTGAAAGCCCAGGACCCTTCAGACATTCCAAATGTGGTTTGTCTTGGTACAGACCAAGAGTCCCTCCTCCCAATCCTTTCAGTGAAGACCTGCATGAAGACACCAAAGAGACGCAAGACGTTCACGATGAAGATACCAGTCAGCCTGCTTCCTCAAATTTGCAGGGAATGGGGAATGTTATGGCCAGTGATCACAATCTCGTTTTGCCAAGAAGTATTTCTGTGCCAGCTGTCAAATCTGCTTGCCCTCAAACATCTGGGCCTAATGACATGACAGATGATGATAAACCAGACTCTTCATCGCAAAATAAG gtttgcaaAGAGCAAAATCATTTTGATACGAAAACTGAGATGCCAAAGTCGAGGACATGTCAGACCCTCCCATCTGGACGGTGTCCTGCTCCTGGACACGGCTTCCCGCTCATCAAAAGGAAG GTGCAGGCCGACCAGGATGCTTCTGCTGCAGATCTGCAGGTGGAGACAAGACAACTGAATAAACAGCTGGAGGCACTGGAACAAAGAGGCATAGACATGGAGAGAAATCTCAGACAGTGCAAGAATG ACAAAGAGGAAGAGCAACTGCTGACGAAGTGGCTTGCTCTTATCCAGGAGAGGGACTCTCTGATGCGACGAGATACTGAGCTGGTTTATCT GATTAAGCAACAGAAGCTGGAAGAGAGGCAGGCCGACGTGGAGTACGAGCTGAGACGTCTCCTCAATAAACCAG AGAGCGTCTGGAGCGAAGAAGATAAGAGTCGAGAGCAGAGTTTGATGGCTGAGCTGGTTGTCGTCATCGAGCAAAGGAACCAGATTGTCAGCATTTTAGACCAAGACAGACAGAG GGAGCGAAAAGAGGATGCGCTTTGGGAAGTGATGACGAAGAACgaag AGTTTGAGAAAGAAGGACTGAAAGAGCTCAAGAAGACAAAAGGAAAGTTCAAGCCCTCAaaggtttttaaaaagctgAACCAGAAAGAACACACCAAGGAATCCGCAGACAAAAAGTGCTGA
- the polr2f gene encoding DNA-directed RNA polymerases I, II, and III subunit RPABC2, producing MSDNEDNFDDGDFDDAEEDEGLDDLENAEDEDQENVQILPAGEGQQANQKRITTQYMTKYERARVLGTRALQIAMCAPVMVELEGETDPLQIAMKELKCGKIPIIIRRYLPDGSYEDWGCDELIISD from the exons ATGTCGGACAACGAAGACAA CTTCGATGACGGAGATTTTGATGATGCCGAAGAGGACGAGGGATTAGATGATTTGGAAAACGCGGAAGAC GAGGACCAGGAGAATGTACAAATCCTACCAGCAGGGGAGGGCCAGCAAGCCAACCAGAAGAGGATAACAACACAATACATGACAAAATATGAGAGAGCCAGAGTTCTGGGCACTAGAGCTCTGCAGATAGC AATGTGTGCACCTGTCATGGTGGAGCTGGAAGGAGAAACGGACCCCTTACAAATCGCTATGAAAGAGCTCAA GTGTGGAAAGATCCCCATCATCATCCGCAGGTACCTTCCAGACGGAAGCTATGAAGACTGGGGCTGCGATGAGCTCATCATAAGTGATTAA
- the sox10 gene encoding transcription factor SOX-10, which produces MSREEHSLSDVELSPGVSDDSRSRSPGRSSGATGGDDSPLHRQQLLVGLDDGAGGNCAGKSDDEDERFPAGIREAVSQVLNCYDWTLVPMPVRVNSGSKSKPHVKRPMNAFMVWAQAARRKLADQHPHLHNAELSKTLGKLWRLLNESDKRPFIEEAERLRKQHKKDYPDYKYQPRRRKNGKLGSGSGSDADGHSEGEIKHSQSIYDGHHLDVAHTGGAGSPLADRHHTHAAGQSHSPPTPPTTPKTEPQSGKAGDGKREAFGNGVISRGPVGAEGSSGGKPHIDFGNVDIGEMSSDVMATMEPFDVNEFDQYLPPNGHPGVGQMAGSGAATPATTASQYTYGISSALAAASGHSAAWMSKQQPQHHGSPPSSDSSKAQIKSEAGGVGGHFSEATSAGSHVTYTPLSLPHYSSAFPSLAARAQFADYADQQASGSYYAHSSQATGLYSAFSYMGPTQRPLYTAITDPPVVPQSHSPTHWEQPVYTTLSRP; this is translated from the exons ATGTCTAGAGAGGAGCACAGCTTGTCAGATGTCGAGCTCAGTCCAGGAGTGTCGGACGACAGCCGTTCCCGATCACCCGGTCGTTCTTCCGGAGCAACCGGTGGGGATGACTCGCCTCTCCACAGGCAGCAGCTGTTGGTGGGTCTGGATGACGGCGCAGGGGGGAATTGTGCCGGCAAATCCGACGACGAGGACGAGCGCTTCCCAGCGGGTATCCGCGAGGCCGTGAGTCAGGTGCTCAACTGCTACGACTGGACACTCGTGCCCATGCCCGTGCGTGTGAACAGCGGGAGCAAGAGCAAGCCGCACGTTAAGAGGCCCATGAATGCCTTCATGGTGTGGGCGCAGGCGGCGCGGAGAAAACTGGCCGACCAACACCCACACTTGCACAACGCAGAGCTGAGCAAGACCCTGGGGAAGCTTTGGAG GCTTCTCAATGAGAGTGATAAGCGACCCTTCATCGAGGAAGCAGAAAGGCTGAGAAAGCAGCACAAGAAGGACTATCCTGACTACAAATATCAGCCACGACGCCGCAAGAATGGAAAGCTTGGTTCCGGGTCAGGAAGTGACGCGGATGGCCATTCGGAGGGTGAGATCAAGCACAGCCAATCCATCTACGATGGCCACCATCTGGATGTGGCCCACACTGGGGGAGCCGGGTCCCCTCTGGCAGACAGGCACCACACGCATGCTGCAG GTCAGAGCCACAGTCCTCCCACACCCCCAACCACACCCAAGACAGAGCCTCAGTCTGGGAAGGCCGGGGATGGAAAGAGGGAGGCCTTTGGCAATGGGGTGATCTCCCGTGGCCCAGTAGGAGCAGAAGGTAGTTCAGGTGGGAAGCCTCATATTGACTTTGGCAATGTGGACATAGGTGAGATGAGCAGCGATGTGATGGCCACAATGGAGCCTTTTGATGTCAACGAGTTTGACCAGTACCTTCCCCCCAATGGCCACCCAGGAGTCGGACAGATGGCAGGGTCAGGAGCAGCCACACCTGCGACCACCGCATCCCAATACACGTATGGAATCTCCTCAGCTCTGGCAGCGGCCAGTGGACACTCTGCAGCCTGGATGTCCAAGCAACAGCCGCAACATCATGGCTCCCCTCCAAGCTCAGACTCCTCCAAGGCCCAGATCAAGAGCGAGGCTGGAGGTGTAGGTGGTCACTTTTCAGAGGCAACTTCAGCCGGTTCCCATGTTACCTACACCCCACTGAGCCTTCCTCACTACAGCTCTGCCTTCCCCTCGCTGGCCGCAAGGGCTCAGTTTGCTGATTATGCTGACCAACAAGCATCGGGGTCCTACTATGCTCACTCCAGCCAGGCGACAGGGTTATACTCTGCCTTCTCTTACATGGGGCCCACTCAGAGGCCCCTGTACACtgccatcactgacccacccgTTGTACCACAGTCGCACAGCCCCACACACTGGGAGCAGCCTGTCTACACTACACTGTCGCGGCCATGA